In Ornithorhynchus anatinus isolate Pmale09 chromosome 5, mOrnAna1.pri.v4, whole genome shotgun sequence, the DNA window acgagtgagggagggagggggggaagagagagggagggaggggggaggaggagggagggagggagggagggaggggaggccgcttACCCGGCGtgccccgcggcggcggcggcggcccccgcctcctctcccgtgATGCCCCGGGCGGAGCGGGCCCCCCTGGCAGAACGCGATGTGGCAGAGCGCCCGCCCGCTACAACGCGACCGGACGggtctccccgccgcccgccgcccgccgcccctagGCCAGCGGGTTGGGCGGCGGAtgaccgccccgccccggccatgAGGAGGaaggcggccggggccggcgcccccggggcccggccggtgaAGAAGAGGAAGGCCATCACCCTGGAGCAGAAGCTGGACGTCATCGGGCGCTACGAGCGCCACGAGAGGACCTGCGACATCATGAAGGCCACGGGCTTCGCCGAGGGCACGCTGCGCACCATCCGCGCCAACGCCGAGAAGATCAAGGAGCACTGCACGGCGGCCACGCCGGCCAGCGCCTGCCGCAGCGCCCGCACCAGGCCGCGGCGCATCGAGCGGATGGAGAGGCTGCTCAGCGCCTGGATCGAGGCCCAGacggccggggaggcggggaccGTGCTCCTGGGCCTCAACCAGTCCATCCGGCGGAAGGCCCTGGCCATCTACGAGGACCTGAAGGCCAACTACCCCGACGAGGAGGCCCCGCCCTTCAGCGCCAGCTCGGGCTGGTTCGCCGGCTTCAAGAACCGCTACCTGTACAACTGGCGCAACGCCGGGACGCCGGGCGGCCCCGCCGGCGGGggcgcggcggcgggcgggggcgcgggggccgccccgggggtgggggccgccGCCTGCTTCCCCCGGGTCCTGCGGGAGATCGTGGAGGAGGGCGGCTACTCCCCGAAGCAGGTCTTCAACCTCGACGACGCCGGCCTCTTCTGGAAGCGGCTGCCGGCCCGCACCTACCTCTCCAGGGAGGAGGCCTCGGCCCCGGGCTTCCGGGCGGCCCGGGACCGGGTGACCGTCATGCTGGGGGCCAACGTGCACGGCGACTGCAAGCTGAAGCCCGTCGTGGCCTACCACGCCGCCAACCCGCCGGCCCTCAACGGCCTGGTGAAGCACCACCTCCCCGTGCACTTCCGGCCCAGCAAGAGGGGCCGCGTCACGGGCAGCATCTTCTCCGAGTACTTCTCCGGCCCCTTGCACGACGAGCTGCGGCTCTACTGCCGGCGGGAGAACATCGCCTTCAAGATCCTCCTCGTCCTGGACCGCGCCCCCGGCCACCCCTCCTGCGTGGCCGAGCTGTCGGAGAACGTCAAGGTCATCTTCCTGCCCCCCGACACGgcctccctgctccagcccatGGACCAGGGCGTCTTCACCGTCTTCCGCGTCTACTATCTCCGCCGCATGCTCGGCGAGCTGATGGAGGCGACGGCCGGCGAGGGCCGGCCCAGCGTCAGGGAGTTCTGGAAGGGCTTCAACATCAAGAACGCCATCGACCTCCTGGCCCTGGCCTGGACCGACGTGGCGCCCGCCTGCCTCAACGGCGGCTGGCGGAACCTGCTGCCCCAGATGGTGGTCGACTTCCGGGGCCTCGACGGCCAGCTGGTCCTGCTCAGGCGGCTCCGGGCCCAGTGCGTCACCCTGGCCAAGGAGGTCGGCTTCGACGAGGTGGAGGCGGGCGACGTCGAGGAGCTGCTCGAGTCCCACGGCGAGGAGCTGTCCGCCGaggagctgctgcagctgctggccGAGGTCAAGGCCGAGGGCGCCGACGAGGAGGACGTGGACGAGGCCCCCTTCCGCGAGCTGACCCAGGCCGTCCTCTCCGACTCGCTGCAGCAGATCGAGGAGGCCCTGTGCACGCTGGAGGAGCACGACCGCAACGTCGAGCGCAGCGGCCGGATCGTCCGCGAAGTCAAGAGCCTCTTGACCCCCTACACGGAACTCCTGAAGGAGAAAAACAAAGCGGCCAAAAAGAGGCGGCTGACCGGCACCGTCTTCTCGTAGGGCCGGGCCGCCTCCGCCCCgcggacccccgggggggggaggggggcgggggcgggggcgggaggggtgggggggtggggggcggccgccCGTCGGGCCTGCGCCGGCCCGAGCGTTCGCGCTCAGGTGGCCCGGCTTGAAAACCGTTGCGTTGAGGTTTTTCCGGATggcaaaaggaggaaaaaaaaaaggctcaaaaTTTACGCGATAAAAAacatttaaacttttttttttaaaaaacagattaAAACGTCTAATAAACGGTTAGAAAAAGCCCGAGCCGGCTGCCGGGGTCTCCGTCCACCCCCCGCCAGCTCAAGGCGCCCTCCGCTGTGGCCTTTTCTCTCCCTGCCGGGGTGGCCTTCGGGGACCGCGCGACACGAGTAGAACCGTTTGTCTAGGGAGAGGTCGGCCCGTGGGGAACCCATCTCCCCGCTTACCTGGCGTCTCCTTTGGGCCCGAGGCCATCGTTGGACGAGGGGGTCTCCGGGGGTGGGCGACCTtgtcacaggaggaggaggaggagggggcccccaGCTCCGTGGACTCAACTCCGCGTGGCCCGGCCCCACGTGCCAAGAGTCCGTCCCGAGGTTCGCTCCTTACaccatccctttcctccttttcccgccCTTAAGCCCCCACCCGTATCACATCGGATCACCGAtccacccccccgaccccaccatgCCACCGGTCGCCCCTCGGTCCATCCAGTCCAGGATTCAGTCTCTGAAGGGGACCCCCAGTTGAGGGAGTGGCTGCAGGCCGGTGGTCTCGCCACCCGGGACCAGCCCCGCCAAACCACCCGGTTCACCCCCTAGCTCGCTCCCTCGCCTCATCGCCCCTTATGGTgggctcctccccccgccccggttcGTCTGTGCCGGGCCGGCCGACCCCAGTCCCTCCTCATCCCACCCCATTCACCACCGGCTCTGGCAATCCCAGGTTTTGCCGTCCAGGGCGCTTGGGAAATATTTCTCGATCCAACATCCCAGTGGGGCCTGGACTGCCAAGGAGCGAGCCCCAAGGTTTGCCAACCCCACAGCCAACTGGAGCATCTGGAGTGTCCAGCTTCCCGCCGTTCAGCTACACGTGATTTGTTCGTCCTCTCTACCGGCTCGGGGTCCGACCCGCCCGCCCCAGGCCACCTGCGGCCTGTGTCGCGGGTGGGGGGGACGTTGGAGGGAAATGGCCACCGggcagggaaggcctgctggattTCTGAGGGAGCGAGGAAGGTTTCCCATTGCTGCATGACCTAGACCTTTCAGGAAAAAGGCAGGCCCGGCCAGGATCCTAAAAAATAGCCGGTCCACGGGAGCAGCGAGACCGTGCCGGCTAGCGAGGCGACTGCCCGGCCGGGTCTCCGACCCGCAGGCCGACTCTAGGTCGTCGCCGCTTGGGCCGCACGGCCATCGTGCCTGTAAAGGTCTCGCGTTGCGCTTTGCGTCGGGTGCCACCACCTACCCGCTGGCTTCCTTGCTGCACCCTGGGCCCCGGGAAGCGGCGGACAGGGAGGAACGGGGGAGCGTGAGTGGCAGTGCAAATCCCCATCTCGCAACCTTGATCCCCCGATTCCCCGTCTGTAGCCCGCGGACCGGGGCTCATCCACCGTCTCCGTCAGCCTTAACGCTCCCTCTTCTAGCCTCGCtcttaataaataattgtggtgtttattaagcgcttattaggtgtcaagcaccgtactgagtgctgggataaaatacaagataatctggtcccacgtgagactcacagtctatgttaggaggacagggaatgaatccccactctgcagatgagggaactgcggcacacagaaaacttaagggactcgcccgaggtgccacagcaaacaagcagcggatctgggattagaacccaggccctctgactcccaggcctgtgctccttctgccaggcctcgctgcttcctccCGCTCTCGCTTTTTGGCCACCGTTTAAGCCGCcggtctccccggctagaccgtccccgccccacggggCGGAATGATATCTTACGCTGCCACTCTACTCGCCAGagcgcccagtccagtgctctgcacgcaccgTCGGCGCCCgagaaatactatcgattgatcgacGGATCGACAGCGTGACGTGTATATTCCAAGACCTTTATTTGGACCGTCTGTTCAGGACTCACGCGGTGCTCACGCTAAGCCCGCGAAAGATGATTTTCAGTCTCATCCTCCCGGCCAAAACCCGACAGTGAGTCTTGGTCTTCGGCGGCCCGGCCCGAGAAGGGAAAGTCGCTTGCCGGCGCCGGTCCGTGTTCCAAGCTACGACCCGCTCGGTTGCACTGCGCTCCGCTCTTGCCGCCCGGTCCCCACCGTGGgggctggcttcctccccctgtGGGGGGTGACCCCGGCTGGCCCGGGATTCCCCCCACGTCAAAGGGCGGGCCATCCCGGGCAGCAGGCAGGTGTCCGCCTCACCAGTAGTAGACCACCCGGGAAAACACCCCCTGGGGTTCCTTCCCGTCTCCGAGGGCGGCGGCCAAACCTTCGTGCCCCCTCCTCTGGGCCAGGGCCGCCAGGGACTTGAAGGTCTTGGGCTCGTAGATGGCCAGGTCGGCAAGCACCTTGCGGTTGAGCTCCACTTGGCACTGTGGAAACAGAGCGGGACACTCGCCGGTCAGATTCCAGAGTCCCGAGGCCCAGGACGGACCCTGACCCGGGGTCCTCGGGGGCCGATTCGGTGGCGGGGCACGACgacgctactactactactaactgtggtatctactgagcgcttactatgtgccaagcaccgttctaagtgatggggcagACAaaagctcggacacagtccctgtctcgactcacagtcttcacccccactttacggtcaaggtaactgaagcgcgcagaagtgaggtgacttgcccaaggttacacagcagacgtgtggctgagcggggttagaacccatatcctctgacatctgggcccgagctctttccactaggccacgctgcctcccggaAGGAAGAGATCACCTAggaaccaaccccccccccccccccccgctgcctcTGATGATCTTAGAGACCCAGGTGTCATCGTCCCGCGGGGCCGGGCAGGAAGcagtatcccagcgcttaataatgttggtatttgttaagcgcttactatgtgccgagcactgttctaagcgctggggtagacacaagggaatcaggttgtcccacgtggggctcacagtcttaatccccattttacagatgaggtcactgaggcacagagaagttaagtgacttgcccaaagtcacaaagctgacaagtgggagagccgggattcgaacccatgatccctgactccaaagcccgtgctctttctactgagccacgctgcttctttcactGCAGCGCTTGGCAGTGGAAGCCTCCATTTCCCAACGGCCTCCGGTGGGCGGCCGCCATTCTACTCCAAAAGACTTCGTTGGGACGCCGCTCCTGAGAACCGCCTTCTCACGGAGCGGCAAGGAGCCTGACAGTGACCACCGCCATCCTAACTGTCACCGCCGCCGCCAGTGAGACCGGCCGCTTAATAAACACCTCTGGCGGGGTGCCTGACGGAGGGCTTTTATTTGCCCGAGAGCATTTACTTCCTCCCGCAACCCCattagggagggagagcaggtatccgaTCCCGTTTGCCGTAGGGAAatggagggccagagaggtgagcggcttgccgaaggtcacacgacGGGCTTCCCGGCTTGGGCGTTTCCCCTGAGGCTCTGCCGCCTCGGGAAGCGGGCTGCCCGCAGACAGACGTGTTCTGAGCGATCCAGTGAGGGGCAGCCTCACTCGAtcagcgcaggcccgggagtcgcaaagaacctgggtcctaatcccagctctgccgcatttctgctgtgtgaattttgggcgagccacttcacttctctgggcctcagttacctcatctgtaaaatggggatgaagagcgtgagccccatgggggacagggactgggtccaatctgattaacttggatctaccccagtacttagaacgctgctcggcaTATAGTACAACAGGACATATAGTACaacaggtaccgtaattattattacttctcctcctttgctcctctcctactacaacccaactttcCCACTTTACTCTTCCGACACCCGCTGGACACCCAGCCAACACACCCCACGCTCTGCATCGACTCTGCCCTCGGCTGTGTACACCTTCGGCGCTTTGCCACTCACCCCGGACCCACAGCACTCACGCCCATAACCCTAGACTCTACCATTTTTCATCTATTTTCACAACTCTTGTACTGtatcccccccaagcacttagtacagtactctgctctcagtaagtgctgtgaacacgatcgatcgactgaccaATTACTCCCTGTGTCTCTTGGCTTCCTCCACCAGCGTCTAACCTTCCCGAGGGCAGCGGCTGTGTCCTCTGCTTTTATCAAAGTCTCCCAAGCACCCTGTAAGGTATTCTCCACTCTGGGCGGACCAGACCGGGAGCGGTATCACCGTCCAAATGTCCGTTCCGGGGCCCCGTGCCAGCCCACCCCGTCAGGGGCAGCGGTGTCACTGAGGGGGCCCTTCCATCGGACATACCTGAGCCCACCCAGCTGCCGGGAAGCCCTTCTTTCTGTCCGTGCCCAAACTCCCCCTCCCGCCCAATTCTGTTTCCCCGGTGATCCCCGCCGGCGCCCCCGGTCTAGCCGAAATGAAGTTTTCGGAGCTCCGGCAGGGAAGGTTCCCAGGAACGCCGTGGCCACCACCGGGAGAGCGGGCGGCTCTGCCCTTGGGGCGCCCAGCGGAGCTTCGGGTGGAGGACGACTCACCTTGATCAGATTGGAGATGAATCTTCTGTAGTTCATGCTGTGCTCCTGCGAAGCAGCTTCGATCCGATTTATCCACAGCTGGAACCATAAAACAGGGACGGGGGTTAACGGGGCAGACTGACCGAAGAGAAGCGAGGGTGGCAGACATGCGA includes these proteins:
- the LOC103169599 gene encoding tigger transposable element-derived protein 1-like, which gives rise to MPRAERAPLAERDVAERPPATTRPDGSPRRPPPAAPRPAGWAADDRPAPAMRRKAAGAGAPGARPVKKRKAITLEQKLDVIGRYERHERTCDIMKATGFAEGTLRTIRANAEKIKEHCTAATPASACRSARTRPRRIERMERLLSAWIEAQTAGEAGTVLLGLNQSIRRKALAIYEDLKANYPDEEAPPFSASSGWFAGFKNRYLYNWRNAGTPGGPAGGGAAAGGGIVEEGGYSPKQVFNLDDAGLFWKRLPARTYLSREEASAPGFRAARDRVTVMLGANVHGDCKLKPVVAYHAANPPALNGLVKHHLPVHFRPSKRGRVTGSIFSEYFSGPLHDELRLYCRRENIAFKILLVLDRAPGHPSCVAELSENVKVIFLPPDTASLLQPMDQGVFTVFRVYYLRRMLGELMEATAGEGRPSVREFWKGFNIKNAIDLLALAWTDVAPACLNGGWRNLLPQMVVDFRGLDGQLVLLRRLRAQCVTLAKEVGFDEVEAGDVEELLESHGEELSAEELLQLLAEVKAEGADEEDVDEAPFRELTQAVLSDSLQQIEEALCTLEEHDRNVERSGRIVREVKSLLTPYTELLKEKNKAAKKRRLTGTVFS
- the MRPL20 gene encoding 39S ribosomal protein L20, mitochondrial; this translates as MVFLTAPLRLRSRLTDRFWRVQDVLRYARHFRGRKNRCPGLAIRAVHRALVKCTDARRLKKRNMRTLWINRIEAASQEHSMNYRRFISNLIKCQVELNRKVLADLAIYEPKTFKSLAALAQRRGHEGLAAALGDGKEPQGVFSRVVYYW